One Engraulis encrasicolus isolate BLACKSEA-1 chromosome 5, IST_EnEncr_1.0, whole genome shotgun sequence DNA segment encodes these proteins:
- the LOC134449608 gene encoding trypsin-2-like — translation MGCGQCLKAFKCQGSTVHPHRQDQSAIMRCLVFLVLLGAAFAEEDKIVGGYECQPYSQPHQVSLNSGYHFCGGSLINENWVVSAAHCYKSRVEVRMGEHNIRKTEGNEQFITSARVIRHPQYSSYNINNDIMMIKLSKPATLNQYVQPVALPSSCAPAGTMCLVSGWGNTMSSVSGDKLQCLQIPILSERDCDNSYPGMITDAMFCAGYLEGGKDSCQGDSGGPVVCNGELQGVVSWGYGCAEAGHPGVYAKVCLFNDWIEKTMASY, via the exons ATGGGGTGTGGTCAGTGTTTGAAGGCCTTTAAATGCCAGGGGTCCACTGTGCACCCACATCGACAGGATCAATCAGCAATCATGAGGTGTCTGGTCTTCCTTGTGCTCCTCGGAGCTGCTT TCGCAGAGGAGGATAAGATCGTCGGAGGCTATGAGTGCCAGCCCTACTCTCAGCCCCATCAGGTCTCTCTGAACTCCGGCTACCACTTCTGCGGTGGTTCCCTGATCAACGAGAACTGGGTTGTGTCTGCTGCTCACTGCTACAAGTC CCGTGTTGAGGTCCGTATGGGCGAGCACAACATCAGAAAGACCGAGGGTAACGAGCAGTTCATCACCTCCGCCCGCGTCATCCGTCACCCCCAGTACAGCTCCTACAACATCAACAACGACATCATGATGATCAAGCTGAGCAAGCCCGCCACCCTGAACCAGTATGTGCAGCCCGTGGCCCTGCCCTCCAGCTGTGCTCCCGCTGGCACCATGTGCCTTGTGTCCGGCTGGGGCAACACCATGAGCTCCG TCAGTGGTGACAAGCTTCAGTGCCTGCAGATCCCCATCCTGTCTGAGCGCGACTGTGACAACTCCTACCCCGGCATGATCACCGACGCCATGTTCTGCGCTGGATACCTGGAGGGTGGCAAGGACTCTTGCCAG ggTGACTCTGGTGGCCCCGTGGTCTGCAACGGTGAGCTGCAGGGTGTTGTGTCCTGGGGATACGGCTGTGCTGAGGCCGGCCACCCTGGTGTCTACGCCAAG GTCTGCCTGTTCAACGACTGGATCGAGAAGACCATGGCCAGCTATTAA
- the LOC134449610 gene encoding trypsin-2-like, with protein MRCLVFLVLLGAAFAEEDKIVGGYECQPYSQPHQVSLNSGYHFCGGSLINENWVVSAAHCYKSRVEVRMGEHNIRKTEGNEQFITSARVIRHPQYSSYNINNDIMMIKLSKPATLNQYVQPVALPSSCAPAGTMCLVSGWGNTMSSVSGDKLQCLQIPILSERDCDNSYPGMITDAMFCAGYLEGGKDSCQGDSGGPVVCNGELQGVVSWGYGCAEAGHPGVYAKVCLFNDWIEKTMASY; from the exons ATGAGGTGTCTGGTATTCCTTGTGCTCCTCGGAGCTGCTT TCGCAGAGGAGGATAAGATCGTCGGAGGCTATGAGTGCCAGCCCTACTCTCAGCCCCATCAGGTCTCTCTGAACTCCGGCTACCACTTCTGCGGTGGTTCCCTGATCAACGAGAACTGGGTTGTGTCTGCTGCTCACTGCTACAAGTC CCGTGTTGAGGTCCGTATGGGCGAGCACAACATCAGAAAGACCGAGGGTAACGAGCAGTTCATCACCTCCGCCCGCGTCATCCGTCACCCCCAGTACAGCTCCTACAACATCAACAACGACATCATGATGATCAAGCTGAGCAAGCCCGCCACCCTGAACCAGTATGTGCAGCCCGTGGCCCTGCCCTCCAGCTGTGCTCCCGCTGGCACCATGTGCCTTGTGTCCGGCTGGGGCAACACCATGAGCTCCG TCAGTGGTGACAAGCTTCAGTGCCTGCAGATCCCCATCCTGTCTGAGCGCGACTGTGACAACTCCTACCCCGGCATGATCACCGACGCCATGTTCTGCGCTGGATACCTGGAGGGTGGCAAGGACTCTTGCCAG ggtGACTCTGGTGGCCCCGTGGTCTGCAACGGTGAGCTGCAGGGTGTTGTGTCCTGGGGATACGGCTGTGCTGAGGCCGGCCACCCTGGTGTCTACGCCAAG GTCTGCCTGTTCAACGACTGGATCGAGAAGACCATGGCCAGCTATTAA
- the LOC134449611 gene encoding trypsin-2-like — translation MGCGQCLKAFKCQGSTVHPHRQDQSAIMRCLVFLVLLGAAFAEEDKIVGGYECQPYSQPHQVSLNSGYHFCGGSLINENWVVSAAHCYKSRVEVRMGEHNIRKTEGNEQFITSARVIRHPNYSSYNINNDIMMIKLSKPATLNQYVQPVALPSSCASAGTMCLVSGWGNTMSSVSGDKLQCLQIPILSERDCDNSYPGMITDAMFCAGYLEGGKDSCQGDSGGPVVCNGELQGVVSWGYGCAEAGHPGVYAKVCLFNDWIEKTMASY, via the exons ATGGGGTGTGGTCAGTGTTTGAAGGCCTTTAAATGCCAGGGGTCCACTGTGCACCCACATCGACAGGATCAATCAGCAATCATGAGGTGTCTGGTCTTCCTTGTGCTCCTCGGAGCTGCTT TCGCAGAGGAGGATAAGATCGTCGGAGGCTATGAGTGCCAGCCCTACTCTCAGCCCCATCAGGTCTCTCTGAACTCCGGCTACCACTTCTGCGGTGGTTCCCTGATCAACGAGAACTGGGTTGTGTCTGCTGCTCACTGCTACAAGTC ccGTGTTGAGGTCCGTATGGGCGAGCACAACATCAGAAAGACCGAGGGTAACGAGCAGTTCATCACCTCCGCCCGCGTCATCCGTCACCCCAACTACAGCTCCTACAACATCAACAACGACATCATGATGATCAAGCTGAGCAAGCCCGCCACCCTGAACCAGTATGTGCAGCCCGTGGCCCTGCCCTCCAGCTGTGCTTCTGCTGGCACCATGTGCCTTGTGTCCGGCTGGGGCAACACCATGAGCTCCG TCAGTGGTGACAAGCTTCAGTGCCTGCAGATCCCCATCCTGTCTGAGCGCGACTGTGACAACTCCTACCCCGGCATGATCACCGACGCCATGTTCTGCGCTGGATACCTGGAGGGTGGCAAGGACTCTTGCCAG ggtGACTCTGGTGGCCCCGTGGTCTGCAACGGTGAGCTGCAGGGTGTTGTGTCCTGGGGATACGGCTGTGCTGAGGCCGGCCACCCCGGTGTCTACGCCAAG GTCTGCCTGTTCAACGACTGGATCGAGAAGACCATGGCCAGCTATTAA
- the LOC134449612 gene encoding trypsin-2-like, with product MRCLVFLVLLGAAFAEEDKIVGGYECQPYSQPHQVSLNSGYHFCGGSLINENWVVSAAHCYKSRVEVRMGEHNIRVTEGNEQFITSARVIRHPNYSSYNINNDIMMIKLSKPATLNQYVQAVALPSSCAPAGTMCTVSGWGNTMSSTADKNKLQCLQIPILSERDCDNSYPGMITDAMFCAGYLEGGKDSCQGDSGGPVVCNGELQGVVSWGYGCAEAGHPGVYAKVCLFNDWIEKTMASY from the exons ATGAGGTGTCTGGTCTTCCTTGTGCTCCTCGGAGCTGCTT TCGCAGAAGAGGATAAGATCGTCGGAGGCTATGAGTGCCAGCCCTACTCTCAGCCCCATCAGGTCTCTCTGAACTCTGGCTACCACTTCTGCGGTGGTTCCCTGATCAACGAGAACTGGGTTGTGTCTGCTGCTCACTGCTACAAGTC CCGTGTTGAGGTCCGTATGGGCGAGCACAACATCAGAGTGACCGAGGGTAACGAGCAGTTCATCACCTCCGCCCGCGTCATCCGTCACCCCAACTACAGCTCCTACAACATCAACAACGACATCATGATGATCAAGCTGAGCAAGCCCGCCACCCTGAACCAGTACGTGCAGGCCGTGGCCCTGCCCTCCAGCTGTGCTCCCGCTGGCACCATGTGCACCGTCTCCGGATGGGGCAACACCATGAGCTCCA CTGCTGATAAGAACAAGCTTCAGTGCCTGCAGATCCCCATCCTGTCTGAGCGCGACTGTGACAACTCCTACCCTGGCATGATCACCGACGCCATGTTCTGCGCTGGATACCTGGAGGGCGGCAAGGACTCTTGCCAG ggtGACTCTGGTGGCCCCGTGGTCTGCAACGGTGAGCTGCAGGGTGTTGTGTCCTGGGGATACGGCTGTGCTGAGGCCGGCCACCCTGGTGTCTACGCCAAG GTCTGCCTGTTCAACGACTGGATCGAGAAGACCATGGCCAGCTATTAA
- the LOC134449616 gene encoding trypsin-2: protein MRCLVFLVLLGAAFAEDDKIVGGYECKPYSQPHQVSLNSGYHFCGGSLINENWVVSAAHCYKSRVEVRMGEHNIRVTEGKEQFISSARVIRHPNYSSYNINNDIMMIKLSKPATLNEWVQPVALPSSCAPAGTMCTVSGWGNTMSSTADKNKLQCLQIPILSERDCDNSYPGQITDAMFCAGYLEGGKDSCQGDSGGPVVCNGELQGVVSWGYGCAEAGHPGVYAKVCLFNDWIERTMASY from the exons ATGAGGTGTCTGGTCTTCCTTGTGCTCCTCGGAGCTGCTT TCGCAGAAGACGATAAGATCGTCGGAGGCTATGAGTGCAAGCCCTACTCTCAGCCCCATCAGGTCTCTCTGAACTCTGGCTACCACTTCTGCGGTGGTTCCCTGATCAACGAGAACTGGGTTGTGTCTGCTGCTCACTGCTACAAGTC ccgCGTTGAGGTCCGCATGGGCGAGCACAACATCAGAGTGACCGAGGGTAAGGAGCAGTTCATCTCCTCCGCCCGCGTCATCCGTCACCCCAACTACAGCTCCTACAACATCAACAACGACATCATGATGATCAAGCTGAGCAAGCCCGCCACCCTGAACGAGTGGGTGCAGCCCGTGGCCCTGCCCTCCAGCTGTGCTCCCGCTGGCACCATGTGCACCGTCTCCGGATGGGGCAACACCATGAGCTCCA CTGCTGACAAGAACAAGCTTCAGTGCCTGCAGATCCCCATCCTGTCTGAGCGCGACTGTGACAACTCCTACCCCGGCCAGATCACCGACGCCATGTTCTGCGCTGGATACCTGGAGGGTGGCAAGGACTCTTGCCAG ggtGACTCTGGTGGCCCCGTGGTCTGCAACGGTGAGCTGCAGGGTGTTGTGTCCTGGGGATACGGCTGTGCTGAGGCCGGCCACCCTGGAGTCTACGCCAAG GTCTGCCTGTTCAACGACTGGATCGAGAGGACCATGGCCAGCTATTAA